The genomic region GTGGCGAGCGAAGACGCCGTGATCGGCACCCCGTACAGCCGGATGTGGGGCTCGTACCTCTCCGGCATGTGGCTCTATCGCCTCGGCATGAGCAAGGCGAAGCTGCACGCGCTCACCGGCCGCCCGTTCACCGGCCGGCAGGCGGCGGACGTCGAGCTGATCAACGAGGCGGTGCCTTTCGCCGACCTGGAGGCGACCGTCGCGGCTCTGGCGGCCGACCTCTGCCGGATCCCGTCGTCGCAGCTCGCGGCGATGAAGTTGATCGTGAACCAGGCTTACGAGAACCAGGGGCTGGCCTCGACCCAGACCCTCGGACCGATCCTCGACGGCCTGATGCGAAACACGCCGGAAGCTCTCGAGTTCATCGAAAAGGCCGAGAGCGAGGGTGTCGGCGCGGTGGTCGAGGCCCGCGACGGCGAGTTCGGCGATTACAGCCAGGCCCCACCGGACATGCGGCCGGACCCAGCCAACGTGATCAACCCCTGAACGGAGTGGACTGGCAGTGAAATAGATCGCTGAGCGAGCTATTTCACTGCCAGTCCTGTTTGGGCTGCCACCGGGTCGGAGTAGGATTGGCCAATGACCGAGCAGGAAGCGAAAGAGCGCTGTGCCAGGCTCACGGCCGAGAGTCCCGAACGGGTCACCCACAGCTGGCTGCCCCGGCAAGGTGCCGAAGGCGAGTGGACGATCGTCAAGCTCGCGGTGCCGTCGCCGGCCACGGGGGACACGGTGACCACCAGCGCCAGCACCGAGCAGACGATCAAGGACGACCCCCGCTCCATATACGAGAAGAACGTGCCGCCGAACGGTGCGGCCTTCGGGGCCTGAAGCACCGCTGAGTATTCTTCCGGCGCCGCGGCAAGCCGCCTGAGCCGCGGATCGGCGAGAATCGTCGTGCTGGTCGTCTGGTGGGCCTGGCAGTTCACGACCTGGGCCACGGACGAGCTCGATCCCGACGCCATCCCGATCCGGCTGCTGCTGATCGCCGTGATCGCGGGGCCGGTGCTCTACCTGCTCTCGTTCGTGCCGATTCGCTGGCGCATGACTGGCGGCCTGCCGGTGAAACGCGTCGCCGGCGCGGCGGGCTGCATCGCCGTCGGCCTGATTGCCGCTGCCACCCACATGTCCGCCCTTCTGGTCGGGGTACTGCTGGTGGCCATTCTGATCGCAGTGATCGTCTGGGAGACGATGTCGCCGAGCCGTCCCCCAGACAGCGCTGCTGCCTGAGGGCCGTTCGGGACGAGACCCGTACTACTCGGACTGAGTGCCGACCGGTACCGCGGCCGACTGTCCGAGGGCATCTCCATTCTTGTCCACTGCCTCGACCGCGATGACCGCTCCGGCTGCGGGAGCGGCGATCTCGGTTTCGAGGTCAGCCCAGTTCTTGCTGGCGATCTTGTCCAGGCTGTTCTCGTTGGGCCCGGAGAGGACGTTCCACTCCGCGATCTGGGTGGCGCCGTTCCAACTGGCCCAGACAGTGGTGCCGCCGCCGGTTGCTTCACTGGCGATGGCCGGGCGACCCTTCGGCACGCCGGTCCACCTGTCCTTCTGAGCACGGTAGGAACTGACCGCGGCCTCCGGGAACGTGATGTCGAGGATCACGTCACCGGCTTCGCTGAACTCGGTCGCCCTCGCGACCGATCCCCAGCCGACCAGCGCGTTTCCGTTGCTCTGGACGTCGATGTCGCCCTGCGAGGACGAGACCACCGGAGTTCCGGGGTGCTCGTAACGCTGGACCAGGTCGGCTTTGAGCGAGCCGTTCTTGCCGCTCAGCTTGAGGATCAAACCGCTCGACTCCTCGTTGATCGTCGGCACGTTGCGGCCCGAGCCGTTGTCGAACAGCGAGATGTTGCCGTTCGGCAGGCGCCGGGCATCGTGCTGGTAGGCGAAGCTGGTGCCTTCACCCATCGCGAAGCTGCCTTCGCCGCCGTCACCGCGCAGCTGCCAGCGGATCTTGGCGGTAGCGCGGTCGATCCGGAAGATCGAGCTCGAGCGCCGGCCGGAGATCAGGTAGCTGTTGCCGTCGACCTTGATCGAGTTGGCGTGGAAATAGTCGTACGCGGTTCCGTCGGTCGGCGGCTCGCCGGCGCTGGAATTGAGCGGAACGTTGCCGAGGCTGTGCCATTCGAACATCACGGCGCCGGTCTTGATGTCGACTTCCTGGATGACGTTGTCCAGAACCTTGTCGGTCGTTCCTCCGACCTTGCTGGTGTCCCACCTGACGCCCTCGTAAGAGAGGGTCAGGGCGGTGTTCCGGTCGGTCAGGGCGAACTCGTGGATGTCGGGCGAGAAGCCGTTGCCCGGAGTCATCTTCTTGATCGTGTTGTACTTCTCGTTGAGGATCTCGTAAGCGCCGACCTGGGAGAAGCCTCTGGCGCTGGAAGCGCCTCGCCAGTAAGTCAGGACGGGCTTGTCGCGGTAGGTCTGGGTCTGGAAGTTCATCACCGATTGTCCGTTGCCACCAAAACCGGTCGGCTGGAACCAGGAGGTCCGGCCGTAGTTGTCGACGATCATCAGGCCGTCCTCCTTCGGTGAAAGGAAGAATTTGCCCGGAGCTGCCTGGGCGGGGTTGCCTTCGACCACCATGGGCGGCGGCTTGAGGTCCGGCCGGGAATGAAGTCCGTCGGTCGTGGGAGGGGTGCCGGGACCGGCCACTTCGTCGTCGTTGCCGTAGTACTGGCCGATCTTGAACTTGTAGTCGCCCTTCCTGGCGTTGTAGATCCTGAGGTCGGTCTTCACGCGCACGTGCTCACCCTTGACGAACGGCCTCTTCGGGACGAAGCTGACGCCCCTGCCGTCCGAATGAACCAGGCGGCTGCCGAAATGGCGGCCGGACTTGGCTCCGACGACCTTGATCTTGCCGAGCTTGTCCGGGTTCAGGCCACGGAAAGAGATCGTGGTCTTGGGGCCGGCGACCGGAGTCCCGGGGATCGGGTAGACGGCGACGGGCCTGACGGTCTTCGGCTTGGACGGCTTGGTCTTGGCCGCGGGGGCCGGGGCCGCAAAGGCTCCGAACATGCCGATTGATGCAACGACGATCAAGGCACGGCTCAAGAGCCTTCTGCTTACGTGATTCAAGAATCTCCTCCTGTGAACTAACGTGGGCTGGCGGGCGGACGCTTCAAAAATACCAACCCCTCGGCCCAGCCCAAGTAGCGGTCCTGTGAAAACCGATCGGATTCGGCTTGAGCGGTGGGGATCAGTCCCGGACGAGCTTCTTGTACGTGATGCGGTGGGGGCGGTCGGCCTCGGGGCCGAGCCGGGCATGCCGGTTTTCCTCGTAAGCCTCGAGATTGCCCTCGAACCAGACCACCTGGGAGTCGCCCTCGAAGGCCAGGATGTGAGTGGCCACACGATCGAGGAACCAGCGGTCATGCGAGATCACCACGGCGCATCCGGCGAAGTTGAGCAGCGCTTCTTCGAGCGCCCGCAGGGTGTCGACGTCGAGGTCGTTGGTGGGCTCGTCGAGCAGCAGCAGGTTGCCGCCGGAGCGCAGCAGCTTGGCCAGGTGGACCCGGTTGCGCTCGCCGCCGGAGAGCACCCCGACCTTGCGCTGCTGGTCGGAACCCTTGAAGTTGAAGCTGCTCACGTAGGCGCGCGAGTTCAGTTTGTGGCCGCCGACGTCGATGTGGTCATCGCCGTC from Thermoleophilia bacterium harbors:
- a CDS encoding crotonase/enoyl-CoA hydratase family protein; its protein translation is MFRMDYETILYSVKDQVATISLNRPERLNTIVPPMPDEVQAAVAAATGDSEVKVIVVRGIGRAFCAGYDFGGGFRHWGEAMETDGKWDPGKDFAMATDPQMAPTQKFMSVWRSSKPVIAQIHGYCIGGGSDFALCADLVVASEDAVIGTPYSRMWGSYLSGMWLYRLGMSKAKLHALTGRPFTGRQAADVELINEAVPFADLEATVAALAADLCRIPSSQLAAMKLIVNQAYENQGLASTQTLGPILDGLMRNTPEALEFIEKAESEGVGAVVEARDGEFGDYSQAPPDMRPDPANVINP
- a CDS encoding arylsulfotransferase family protein, whose product is MSRALIVVASIGMFGAFAAPAPAAKTKPSKPKTVRPVAVYPIPGTPVAGPKTTISFRGLNPDKLGKIKVVGAKSGRHFGSRLVHSDGRGVSFVPKRPFVKGEHVRVKTDLRIYNARKGDYKFKIGQYYGNDDEVAGPGTPPTTDGLHSRPDLKPPPMVVEGNPAQAAPGKFFLSPKEDGLMIVDNYGRTSWFQPTGFGGNGQSVMNFQTQTYRDKPVLTYWRGASSARGFSQVGAYEILNEKYNTIKKMTPGNGFSPDIHEFALTDRNTALTLSYEGVRWDTSKVGGTTDKVLDNVIQEVDIKTGAVMFEWHSLGNVPLNSSAGEPPTDGTAYDYFHANSIKVDGNSYLISGRRSSSIFRIDRATAKIRWQLRGDGGEGSFAMGEGTSFAYQHDARRLPNGNISLFDNGSGRNVPTINEESSGLILKLSGKNGSLKADLVQRYEHPGTPVVSSSQGDIDVQSNGNALVGWGSVARATEFSEAGDVILDITFPEAAVSSYRAQKDRWTGVPKGRPAIASEATGGGTTVWASWNGATQIAEWNVLSGPNENSLDKIASKNWADLETEIAAPAAGAVIAVEAVDKNGDALGQSAAVPVGTQSE